The Streptomyces sp. TLI_105 DNA segment AGAGGTTCTCGAGCAGCGTCTGAGCGGCCTCACGGGTCGGCGGCTCGCCCGGACGGAGCTTGCGGTAGATGTCGAGCAGCGCGTCGTCCTGGCCCTGGGTGTGGTCCTTCTCCAGGGTGGCGCGCATGGACTCGTACTCGCCGAACTCCTGCAGGATCTGCTCGGTGGTCCAGCCGAGAGCCTTGAGGAGGACGGTGACGGACTGCTTGCGCTTGCGGTCGATGCGGACACCGACCAGGTCGCGCTTGTCGATCTCCATCTCCAGCCAGGCACCCCGGGACGGGATGATCTTGGCGGAGAAGATGTCCTTGTCGGACGTCTTGTCGATCGACGAGTCGAAGTAGACACCCGGCGAACGGACCAGCTGCGACACCACGACACGCTCGGTGCCGTTGATGACGAAGGTGCCCTTGTTGGTCATGAGCGGGAAGTCGCCCATGAAGACCGTCTGGGACTTGATCTCGCCGGTCTCGTTGTTGGTGAACTCGGCGGTGACGAAGAGCGGGGCGCCGTACGTGAAGTCACGGTCCTTGCACTCGTCGATCGAGTTCTTCGGCGGCTCGAAGCGGTGGTCGCGGAAGGTCAGCGACATCGACCCGGAGAAGTCCTCGATCGGGGAGATCTCCTCGAAGATCTCCTCCAGACCGGACTTCGTGGGGACGTCCTGTCCCGACTCAAGGGCAGCCTCGACGCGAGCCTTCCAGGCGGCGTTGCCGAGCAGCCAGTCAAAGCTCTCGGTCTGCAGCGCGAGGAGGTTCGGAACCTCGAGGGGCTCCTTGATCTTTGCAAAGGAGATGCGCAGCGGGGCGGTGCTTGCGCCGTTGTTCGTATTGGTCGAGGCGTTGCGCGAGGCGGCCAAGAGGGGGTCCTTCCGAGGGCTCGGACTCACTACGCGCGTACCGGTCCCCAGCAACACTTCACGGCAGACGTTTCCTGAGATGACCGAAAGGCCAGGTCAGACGGGGTCGGTCCACGAAGTTGATGCGAAGGTATGCCCCTGGTGACGGGCAGGGGGCAGCTAACAGGCAGCGCAAAGGGTCAGTGTAGCCACTTGGCCCACTGATGTCCAGGGCGTCTTCTTCGCGACCCTCGTTGCTCTCAACTCCGCGGTACCTCGCGCCGTGCGGCGCACCTCGATACTGCCCGTTCGGTCGTCGATCCATGCCTCGGAAACGGATCGTTGTGACGACGCGTCCTGAGAATTGCGCGCTGCGTGCGGTTCGTCAAGGCCCCCCGGTGTGCGGGGCGCACGGCGAAGATCACCATACTCCGCTTCCGGCGGCCCTCGGGACCCCCGCCACGCCCGTTCCGGGAACGCCGAGAGGCGACCACCCAGATGGATGATCGCCTCTCGGTGCCTCCGCGTTACACGGGGCAGGAGTCAGCTCAGCGAGCCGAAACGGTCTTACTTGACCGTGACGGAGGCGCCGGCGGCCTTGAGGGACTCGGCAGCCTTCTCGGCGGCCTCCTTCGCGACCTTCTCGAGGACCGGCTTCGGGGTGCCGTCGACGAGGTCCTTGGCCTCCTTGAGGCCCAGGGAGGTGAGCTCGCGCACGACCTTGATGACCTGGATCTTCTTGTCGCCGGCACCCTCGAGGATGACGTCGAACTCGTCCTGCTCGGCCTCGGCCTCGGCCGGGGCACCGGCGGCGGCCGGGCCGGCAACGGCGACGGCGGCGGCGGCGGTGACGTCGAACTTCTCCTCGAAGGCCTTCACGAACTCGGAGAGCTCGATGAGGGTCATCTCCTCGAACTGGGCGAGGAGGTCGTCCTGAGAGAGCTTCGCCATGATGGGCGATCCTTCCACTAATTCGGCAGGTGCCGATGTGTCTATAGAGGCGGGCGTAACGGCCCGCTACGACCCGCGCACTACGCGGCGCGGATCAATGCGCGAGCCGAATTACTCGGCACCGCCCTGCTCGGCGAGCTTGACGCGAAGCGCCTCCGCGGTGCGGACGAACTTCGACGGCAGCGCCTGGAAGAGCGAGGCAGCCTGGGACTGCTTGCCCTTGAACGCGCCGGCCAGCTTGCTGAGCAGAACCTCGCGGGACTCGAGGTCCGCAAGCTTCTTGATGTCGTCGGCGGAGAGAGCCTTACCGTCAAGGACACCGGCCTTGATGATGAGGTTCGGGTTCTCCTTGGCGAAGTCACGCAGGGCCTTCGCCGACTCCACCGGGTCACCGGTGACGAAGGCGACCGCGGTCGGACCAGCGAAGTGCTCGTCCAGTGCGGTGATCCCGGCCTCGTTGGCCGCAATCTTGGTCAGCGTGTTCTTCACCACGGCGTACTGGGCGTTCTCACCGAGAGAGCGACGCAGCGTCTTGAGCTGCGCGACGGTGAGACCCCGGTACTCGGTCAGCACGGCGGCGTTGGAGCTCTGGAACGCGTCCTTGAGCTCGGCCACCGATGCAGCCTTGTTGGGCGTCGGCATAGTGCGTCAGCCTCCTTCCGGGTGATGAGGACCGCTCAGAAGGAGTCTGAACAAAACAAAACGCCCCGGCGCAGGCGCACGGGGCTGAGCTCGACCGGATGATGAAATCCGGGAACCTTCCACAGTCACCTGCGCGGGTCGTCCGTTGTCAGCGGATCCTTCGGCCACCGCACCCGGTAGGGGCACAGCAACGACCAGCGGTCTTTGGCTTCTGGGGAAGCGTACGTGATGGCCTGCGCCAGGCGCAAATCAGCCCTGGGCGGGGTTCTTCCCGAAGTCCTTCATCATCTCGAAGAGGTCCACGGTGTCCTTGGCCGGCGGGGCCTGCACGGCGGACTTGGTGCCGTAGTCGGTGTAGTCGGCCCGCATCTGCATCCTGCCCTGGGCCGTGGTCATACCGACGTCCATACGGGCCGGGTAGCCGTCCTCGGTGACCCAGAGCTCGGTGTCGTAGCCCTTGAGGCCCGCCTTCTTCATGCCGGCGATGAGCTCGTCGTGGTCCTTCTCGGAGAGGAGCTTCGACGACTCGTTGGCCTTGAGCATCTGCTCGAAGGTGAGCGTGCCCTTGTAGTGCTGGGTCTCCATGCCGTTGACCTTCTCGGCACCGAGGTGCTTCAGGTCCGGGGAGTCCAGGAGCAGGGCGAGCTGCTGGGCCGGGTCCTGGTTCATGTTGTCCAGGCCGCCGGTCATCTGCTTCTGCAGCGCCTTGTCTCCGGAGGCGTCGGCCGCGGCCTTCATGTCGAGCTTCATCCAGCGCTTGCCGTCCATCTCGGCGGCCTGCTTGGCACCCATGTCCATGTACATGACCTGGTCGAGCATGATCATGTGCATCTGCTCCGGGGCACCCTGGTCGCCGGCGGAGAGCATGGAGCTCTTCATGGTGATGTCCATCACCGCCGGGGCCCAGCCCTGGACGCCGCTCATCTCGATCGTGCCGGACTCGGCGCCGAGTCCCTCCATGGTCATGGTCATCTTGACCTTGGCGGCCTTGGCGGCCGAGGTCTTCTCGTACGCGGCCTGGATGACCTTCGTGACGTCCCCGTGGCTCTGCGCCTTCGGTTCGGCGCCCCCGGCCTTCGCGTCACCGTCCTGACAGCCCGCGACCCCCGTGACGACGGCAGCGGCCGTCAGGGCGATGCCCGCGCGCTTCCATGCGGACGTGTTCATGAGTCCCCACCCCTTGGTCAATGACTTTGCGGTCCCTCGAACCGTAACAAGAAGCCGGCCCCGCACCTCCGGAGAGGTGCGGGGCCGGCTTGACCACTCAGTGAACCGGTGAGGTTCAGACCGCGGCCGGGTCCTCCTCGACGAGGAGGTTGCGGGTGCGGTTGGCGTCCAGCGGGATGCCGGGGCCCATCGTCGTGGTGATGGTCGCCTTCTTGATGTAGCGACCCTTCGCGGCGGACGGCTTCAGACGGAGGATCTCCTCCAGGGCCGCGGCGTAGTTCTCGACCAGCTTCGTCTCGTCGAAGGAGACCTTGCCGATGATGAAGTGCAGGTTCGAGTGCTTGTCGACGCGGAACTCGATCTTGCCGCCCTTGATGTCGTTGACAGCCTTCGCGACATCGGGGGTGACGGTGCCGACCTTGGGGTTCGGCATGAGACCACGCGGGCCGAGGACGCGGCCGAGGCGGCCGACCTTGCCCATGAGGTCCGGGGTGGCCACCACGGCGTCGAACTCGTTCAGGCGGTTGCCCTTGGAGATCTCGTCGATGAGCTCGTCGGAGCCGACGATGTCGGCGCCCGCGGCGATCGCGGCCTCGGCACGGTCACCGGTCGCGAAGACCAGGACCCGGGCGGTCTTGCCGGTGCCGTGCGGAAGGTTCACGGTGCCACGGACCATCTGGTCGGCCTTGCGCGGGTCGACGCCCAGGCGGAAGGCGACCTCGACGGTGCCGTCGAACTTCGTGGTGGCGGTGTCCTTGGCGAGACGGACGGCCTCGAGGGGCGCGTAGTTCCGCTCGCGGTCGACCTTGGCGTCCGCGGAGCGGAGAGCCTTGCTGCGCTTCACTGCTTCTCCTGTGCAGTTACACCATGCGGCTGTCGCCGCGTGGCAGGTATGGAGTCGTGGTGCGGGCCGGCGCTGGCCCTACCACTAGGTCACGAGGGGGGTGATCAGCCCTCGACCGTGATGCCCATGGAGCGGGCGGTGCCGGCGATGATCTTGGACGCGGCGTCCAGGTCATTGGCGTTGAGGTCGGGGAGCTTGACCGTGGCGATCTCGCGGACCTGGGCGGCCGTGAGCTTGGCGACCTTGGTCTTGTGCGGCTCGCCGGAGCCCTTGTCCACACCCGCGGCCTTGAGGATCAGCTTGGCGGCCGGCGGAGTCTTGGTGATGAAGGTGAAGCTGCGGTCTTCGTAGACCGTGATCTCCACCGGCACGACCATGCCACGCTGCGACTCGGTCGCGGCGTTGTAGGCCTTGCAGAACTCCATGATGTTGACGCCGTGCTGACCCAGCGCGGGGCCGACCGGCGGGGCCGGGTTGGCCGCACCGGCGTTGATCTGGAGCTTGATAAGCCCCGTGACCTTCTTCTTCTTGGGAGGCATTGCTCTCTCCGGGTCCTAGTGAGAGTGTTCAGCCCGCCTTCCGGTCATCCGGATGCAGGCATACCGCACAACGATAACGGGTATAGTCGCGCGGCCAAAAACCGAGCAGGTCAGAGCGGCTACGGGAGCCACTCTGACCTGGTCGGAAGACGCTGAGATCAGTTCTTCTGGATCTGGTCGAAGCTGAGCTCGACCGGGGTCTCGCGACCGAAGATCTCGACGAGGCCCTTGACCTTCTTCGAGTCCGGGTTGATCTCGTTGATCGTGGCCTGGAGGGTCGCGAACGGGCCGTCGGTGACGGTGACCGAGTCGCCGACCTCGAAGTCCAGGACCTGGACCTCCAGCTTGCGGGCCGGAGCCGGCTTGCCCTCGGCCTCGGCGGCCTCGCGGGCGGCCTTCTCCTCGGCCTCCGGGGCGAGCATCTTGACGATCTCGTCCAGGGTCAGCGGGTACGGGTCGTAGGCGTTGCCCACGAAGCCGGTGACGCCGGGGGTGTTGCGGACGACGCCCCAGGACTCGTTCGTCAGGTCCATGCGGACGAGGACGTAGCCGGGAAGCTTGTTCTGCTTGACGTTCTTCCGCTCGCCGCCCTTGATCTGGACGATCTCTTCCTCGGGGACCTCGGCCTGGTAGATGAAGTCCTCGACGTTGAGCGAGACGGCACGCTGCTCGAGGTTGGCCTTCACGCGCTTCTCGTAGCCCGCGTAGGTGTGGATGACGTACCACTCGCCGGGAAGGGTGCGGAGCTCCTCGCGGAGAGCGGCGACCGGGTCGACCGGGGCGGCCGGCTCGGCCTCCTCCTCGGCGTCCTCGGCCTCCTCCTCGGCGTCCTCGGCCTCGGCCTCGGCGTCCTCGACCTCGTCGGACTCGTCCTCGCCAGCCTCGTCCTCGTCGATCTCGTCGACCTCGACGTCCTCGTCCGCAGCGTCCTCAGCAGCTTCGACCTCGACGTCCTCGACGTCCTCGTCGGCGGCCTCGACGATGTCCAGCTCGTCCTCGACGGACTCGGACTCGAAGGCGTCGTTCAGGTTCGCGTCAGACACGGTGGCTGCTTCTTCCTGCGATACAGATGGGGTGGAACAAAAAGTCAGCCGAAGACGTACTTGACTGCTTCCTGGAAGCCATAGTCAATCACGGTGACAAGGCCGATCATGATGACGACGAAGACAATCACCACAGTGGTGTACGTCGTCAGCTGGCTGCGCGTGGGCCAGACGACCTTGCGGAGCTCTGCGATGATCTGGCGGTAGAAGAGCGCGAGACGGCCCAGGGGGCCCTTCTTTCCGCGCTTCCCGCCCTTGCGGGACTTCTTCTTCGACTCTGCGGACTCGTCGGCATCAGGCATGTCGATGGAGCCTACGGCGTCCGTCACGATCTCTCACCTGATTCCGGGTCGGCCGTGCCGCGCCCGGGTGGAGCCGCACGGCGGTGCAATGAAGTACGTACATGCGCACAACACCTGGCGGTGTGTGTAGCAGGGCCGGAGGGACTTGAACCCCCAACCGCCGGTTTTGGAGACCGGTGCTCTACCAATTGAGCTACGACCCTTTGTCGGTGCCCCCAACCTACCGCATCGTGAGACGCGGTTGTTGCGGACCAACGAGCAGTGAGCATACGTGGTCATGGGCCCCTACGTCGAACAGAGAGCGCGCCGACCTGCCGTCGGACGCGCGTACGACCGGGATTGACCGTTCCTGTCCGGTCCGTGAAACCTGTGTGCCGGGCCTCGACGCGGTCTGGGACGATGACCCGTATGAGCGCTGCTACCCCTCCCACCGAGCGTCGGGTCTCCGCCCGGATCGGTGCGATCTCCGAGTCCGCCACCCTCGCCGTCGACGCCAAGGCCAAGGCCCTCAAGGCCGCCGGTCGCCCGGTGATCGGTTTCGGCGCGGGTGAGCCCGACTTCCCGACGCCGGACTACATCGTCGAGGCGGCCGTCGAGGCCTGCAAGAACCCCAAGTACCACCGCTACACGCCGGCCGGCGGTCTGCCCGAGCTGAAGGCCGCGATCGCCGCCAAGACGCTGCGCGACTCCGGTTACGAGGTCGACGCCTCCCAGGTCCTGGTGACCAACGGCGGCAAGCAGGCGATCTACGAGGCCTTCGCGGCGATCCTCGACCCGGGCGACGAGGTCATCGTCCCGGCGCCGTACTGGACGACGTACCCCGAGTCGATCCGTCTCGCGGGCGGTGTCCCGGTGGAGGTCGTGGCCGACGAGACCACCGGCTACCGGGTCTCGGTGGAGCAGCTGGAGGCGGCGCGCACGGAGAAGACCAAGGTCGTCCTCTTCGTCTCCCCCTCGAACCCGACCGGCGCGGTGTACAGCGAGGCGGAGACCGAGGCGATCGGCCGCTGGGCCGTCGAGCACGGCCTGTGGGTGCTCACCGACGAGATCTACGAGCACCTGGTGTACGGCGACGCCACCGCCGCCTCCCTGCCGGCGGTCCTGCCGGAGCTGCGCGACAAGTGCATCGTGGTCAACGGCGTCGCCAAGACGTACGCGATGACGGGCTGGCGCGTGGGCTGGATCATCGGCCCGAAGGACGTCGTGAAGGCCGCGACCAACCTGCAGTCGCACGCCACCTCCAACGTCTCCAACGTGGCGCAGGTCGCCGCGCTCGCCGCCGTCTCCGGCAACCTGGACGCGGTCGCGAAGATGGGCAAGGCCTTCGACCGCCGCCGCCAGACGATCGTGCGGATGCTGAACGAGATCGAGGGCGTGTACTGCCCGACGCCGGAGGGCGCGTTCTACGCGTACCCGTCGGTGAAGGGGCTGCTCGGCAAGGAGATCCGCGGCAAGCGCCCGCAGACCTCGGTCGAGCTGGCCGCCCTGATCCTGGACGAGGCCGAGGTCGCGGTCGTCCCGGGCGAGGCCTTCGGCACCCCGGGCTACCTGCGCCTGTCGTACGCGCTGGGCGACGAGGACCTGGTGGAGGGCGTGTCCCGGATCCAGAAGCTCCTCGCCGAGGCGAAGGCCTGATCGTCTTGAGGCACGGGCCCCGGTTCTTCGGAACCGGGGCCCGTTCTTGCGTTCTAGCAAGGTCCCGATCGGGGAAACGGACTGTATTCGTCCATTCGGGTGCGGCAGTATCGGCCAATGGAGCATGTACGCGATCTCACCCTGTTGCCCAAGGCCCATCTGCACCTGCACTTCACCGGTTCGATGCGGCCCACGACGCTCATCGAGCTGGCCGACAAGTACGGCGTGCGTCTCCCGGAGGCGCTGAGCAGCGGTACGCCTCCCCGGCTGCGGGCGACCGACGAGCGCGGCTGGTTCCGCTTCCAGCGGCTCTACGACATCGCCCGCTCCTGTCTGCGCCGGCCGGAGGACATCCGGCGGCTGGTGCGCGAGGCGGCGCAGGAGGACGTGCGGGACGGCTCCGGCTGGCTGGAGATCCAGGTCGACCCCACCTCGTACGCCCCGCACCTGGGCGGCCTGATCCCGGCCCTGGAGATCATCCTGGACGCGGTCGACGGGGCCTCCCGGGAGACCGGCCTCGGAATGCGGGTGCTCGTCGCGGCGAACCGGATGAAGCACCCCCTGGAGGCGCGGACCCTGGCCCGGCTCGCGGTGCGGTTCGCGGACCGGGGCGTGGTCGGTTTCGGGCTCTCCAACGACGAGCGGCGGGGCATGGCCCGGGACTTCGACCGGGCCTTCGCGATCGCGCGGGAGGGCGGTCTCCTCGCGGCTCCGCACGGCGGCGAGCTGACGGGCCCCTCGTCCGTACGGGACTGCCTGGACGACCTGCGGGCGGCGCGGGTCGGCCACGGGGTGCGGGCGGCGGAGGACCCGAGGCTGCTGCGGAGGCTCGCCGAGAAGGGCGTGACCTGCGAGGTCTGCCCGGCGTCGAACGTCGCGCTCGGGGTGTACGAGAAGCACGAGGACGTGCCGCTGCGGACCCTCTTCGAGGCCGGGGTGCCGATGGCGCTCGGCGCGGACGACCCGCTTCTCTTCGGCTCGCGGCTCGCGGAGCAGTACGAGATCGCCCGCCGGCACCACGGGTTCACGGACGCGGAGCTGGCGGAGCTGGCCCGGCAGTCGGTGCGGGGCTCGGCGGCGCCCGAGGACGTCCGGGCGAAGCTGCTCGCGGGGATCGACCACTGGCTCGCTAGCTGATCCCCCGGAGGAGGGTGCGGGCGAGCGAGCGCGCGAAGTCGTCTAGGGAGTCCGGCGGCCTGCGGTCCGGGCTCATCTCCCAGGCGAAGGAGCGCTGCACGCAGGCCCCGAGGAGCAGGGAGGCGGCGGCCACCGGATCGGCGTCCGGGTCGAGGCGGCCGTGCCGCTGCTCGGCGCGGAGATAGGCGGCGAGGCCTTCGATGGGCTTGTGGGGGCCCATCCCGTAGGTGCGCATGGCCTCCTCGTGGCGCCGCTTGAGCTGCGGTTCCGCGTAGAGGGAGGCGACGACCGGGAAGGTCTGCTCGTAGAAGAGGGCGGCCTGCCGGGCGACCTCGGTGAGGTTCTCCTCGACGGTGCGGCCGCCGGGGTCGGCGACGAGTGTGCCGAGGAGGCCGCCGAGCTGGGGCAGGCGCTCGTTCAGGACGGCCAGGAAGAGCTCTTCCTTGCTGCTGAAGTACTTGTAGAGCGCGGCTTCCGAGCAGCCGGCCGCCTTGGCGATCTCCTTGGTGGTGGTGCGGGCGAGCCCCGCCGTCCGCATGAGGTCGCGGGCGGCGTCGATGATCCGGGTCCGGGTCGGCCTCTGTTCCATGCATCCTCCAGCCACGCTTGACGTATGAGTGAGTATCCACTCACCCTGGGGGTGAGTGAATACTTACCCACCCTGGGAGGGTGCGACATGAAGCTCACAGTCTTCGGCGCGACCGGCGGCATCGGCCAGGAGATCGTCCGGCAGGCCCTGGCCTCGGGCCACGAGGTGACGGCGGTGGTCCGGGACCCCGCACGGCTCACGGCGACGGGATCCCGTCTGACGGTCCGACGGGCCGACCTGTCCGACCCCGAGGCCCTGCGCGGGGCGGTCGCGGGCCGGGACGCGGTCCTCTCGGGCCTCGGGGCCCGCACCCGGGCGGACGCGGGCGTGACCGCCCGGCTGACCCGCTCGGTGCTCGCGGCGATGGAGGCCGAGAAGACGCGCCGGCTCCTGGTGGTCAGCGCGGCCCCGCTGGGCCCGGTTCCGGACGGCCAGGCCCTCGTCGACAAGGCGGTCCTGGCGATCGTCAACAACATGCTGAAGGACGTCTACGCCGACCTGCGGGTCATGGAGTCGGACCTCGCCGCGAGCGACGCCGACTGGACGTCCGTGCGCCCGCCCAAGCTGACGAACAAGCCGGGCACCGGGCAGTACCGCAAGGTCGTCGGCGGCACCCCGTCCCGGGGCCGCTCCCTGGCCCGCGCGGACGTGGCGCACGCGATGCTGGCGATGATCGACGACCCCGCGACGGTCAAGCAGGGCGTCGGCGTCGCGTACTAGGGCCTGTCGTCACATTCCCGTCGTCGCCCGAAGGGCGGCCCTGCGGCGTCTGGCGCGTGCTCTCGGCGTGCCGGGTGGAAGTCCTCGTACTGGACGTACTCGGGCTTTCGCCCGGTGCGGCGAAGGGGGCACCTCCCTGCTCGAGCGAAGCCGAGAGCTTGGGGGCGCGTGCCAGGCGTCGCGGGGCAGACGGGAATGTGACGACAGGCCCTAGGACGGGTCTAGAGCTGGACCCCGACCGTCACCGGCTCGTTGACGAGGGTGATCCCGAAGGCCTCGTGCACCCCGGCGACGACCTCGCGGGCGAGGGCGAGGAGGTCCTCGGTGGTCGCCTCGCCGCGGTTGGTGAGGGCGAGCGTGTGCTTGGTGGAGATCCGGGCGGGCCCGGAGCCGTACCCCTTGGTGAAGCCGGCCCTGTCGATCAGCCAGGCCGCCGAGGTCTTCACGGCGCCGTCCTCGCCCGCGGGGAAGGCCGGCGGGGTGACGTCCGGCCCGAGCCGCTCCGCCACACGGGCCCGGAAGCCATCGAACTCGTCGTTCGTGAGGATCGGGTTGGTGAAGAAGGAGCCCGCGGACCAGGTGTCGTGGTCCTCCGGGTCCAGGACCATGCCCTTGCCGGCGCGCAGCCGCAGCACGGTCTCGCGGGCGGTGGCGAGGGGCACCCGGTCGCCGGCCCCGACGCCGAGGGCGCGGGCGGTCTCGGCGTACTTGATCGGCGCCGAGAGACCGCCGGCGTCCTCCAGCGCGAAGCGGACCCGCAGCACCACGTACCGGTCGGGCTGGTCCTTGAAGAGGCTGTGCCGGTACGAGAAGGCGCACTCGGCGTTCGTGAGGGTGACGGTCTTCTCGGCACGCCGGTCGTAGGCGACGACCTCGGTGAC contains these protein-coding regions:
- a CDS encoding adenosine deaminase codes for the protein MEHVRDLTLLPKAHLHLHFTGSMRPTTLIELADKYGVRLPEALSSGTPPRLRATDERGWFRFQRLYDIARSCLRRPEDIRRLVREAAQEDVRDGSGWLEIQVDPTSYAPHLGGLIPALEIILDAVDGASRETGLGMRVLVAANRMKHPLEARTLARLAVRFADRGVVGFGLSNDERRGMARDFDRAFAIAREGGLLAAPHGGELTGPSSVRDCLDDLRAARVGHGVRAAEDPRLLRRLAEKGVTCEVCPASNVALGVYEKHEDVPLRTLFEAGVPMALGADDPLLFGSRLAEQYEIARRHHGFTDAELAELARQSVRGSAAPEDVRAKLLAGIDHWLAS
- a CDS encoding NAD(P)-dependent oxidoreductase, which translates into the protein MKLTVFGATGGIGQEIVRQALASGHEVTAVVRDPARLTATGSRLTVRRADLSDPEALRGAVAGRDAVLSGLGARTRADAGVTARLTRSVLAAMEAEKTRRLLVVSAAPLGPVPDGQALVDKAVLAIVNNMLKDVYADLRVMESDLAASDADWTSVRPPKLTNKPGTGQYRKVVGGTPSRGRSLARADVAHAMLAMIDDPATVKQGVGVAY
- a CDS encoding TetR/AcrR family transcriptional regulator produces the protein MEQRPTRTRIIDAARDLMRTAGLARTTTKEIAKAAGCSEAALYKYFSSKEELFLAVLNERLPQLGGLLGTLVADPGGRTVEENLTEVARQAALFYEQTFPVVASLYAEPQLKRRHEEAMRTYGMGPHKPIEGLAAYLRAEQRHGRLDPDADPVAAASLLLGACVQRSFAWEMSPDRRPPDSLDDFARSLARTLLRGIS
- a CDS encoding pyridoxal phosphate-dependent aminotransferase; its protein translation is MSAATPPTERRVSARIGAISESATLAVDAKAKALKAAGRPVIGFGAGEPDFPTPDYIVEAAVEACKNPKYHRYTPAGGLPELKAAIAAKTLRDSGYEVDASQVLVTNGGKQAIYEAFAAILDPGDEVIVPAPYWTTYPESIRLAGGVPVEVVADETTGYRVSVEQLEAARTEKTKVVLFVSPSNPTGAVYSEAETEAIGRWAVEHGLWVLTDEIYEHLVYGDATAASLPAVLPELRDKCIVVNGVAKTYAMTGWRVGWIIGPKDVVKAATNLQSHATSNVSNVAQVAALAAVSGNLDAVAKMGKAFDRRRQTIVRMLNEIEGVYCPTPEGAFYAYPSVKGLLGKEIRGKRPQTSVELAALILDEAEVAVVPGEAFGTPGYLRLSYALGDEDLVEGVSRIQKLLAEAKA
- the nusG gene encoding transcription termination/antitermination protein NusG is translated as MSDANLNDAFESESVEDELDIVEAADEDVEDVEVEAAEDAADEDVEVDEIDEDEAGEDESDEVEDAEAEAEDAEEEAEDAEEEAEPAAPVDPVAALREELRTLPGEWYVIHTYAGYEKRVKANLEQRAVSLNVEDFIYQAEVPEEEIVQIKGGERKNVKQNKLPGYVLVRMDLTNESWGVVRNTPGVTGFVGNAYDPYPLTLDEIVKMLAPEAEEKAAREAAEAEGKPAPARKLEVQVLDFEVGDSVTVTDGPFATLQATINEINPDSKKVKGLVEIFGRETPVELSFDQIQKN
- the rplA gene encoding 50S ribosomal protein L1; translated protein: MKRSKALRSADAKVDRERNYAPLEAVRLAKDTATTKFDGTVEVAFRLGVDPRKADQMVRGTVNLPHGTGKTARVLVFATGDRAEAAIAAGADIVGSDELIDEISKGNRLNEFDAVVATPDLMGKVGRLGRVLGPRGLMPNPKVGTVTPDVAKAVNDIKGGKIEFRVDKHSNLHFIIGKVSFDETKLVENYAAALEEILRLKPSAAKGRYIKKATITTTMGPGIPLDANRTRNLLVEEDPAAV
- the rplK gene encoding 50S ribosomal protein L11; translation: MPPKKKKVTGLIKLQINAGAANPAPPVGPALGQHGVNIMEFCKAYNAATESQRGMVVPVEITVYEDRSFTFITKTPPAAKLILKAAGVDKGSGEPHKTKVAKLTAAQVREIATVKLPDLNANDLDAASKIIAGTARSMGITVEG
- the rplL gene encoding 50S ribosomal protein L7/L12, giving the protein MAKLSQDDLLAQFEEMTLIELSEFVKAFEEKFDVTAAAAVAVAGPAAAGAPAEAEAEQDEFDVILEGAGDKKIQVIKVVRELTSLGLKEAKDLVDGTPKPVLEKVAKEAAEKAAESLKAAGASVTVK
- the secE gene encoding preprotein translocase subunit SecE, with protein sequence MTDAVGSIDMPDADESAESKKKSRKGGKRGKKGPLGRLALFYRQIIAELRKVVWPTRSQLTTYTTVVIVFVVIMIGLVTVIDYGFQEAVKYVFG
- the rplJ gene encoding 50S ribosomal protein L10, translating into MPTPNKAASVAELKDAFQSSNAAVLTEYRGLTVAQLKTLRRSLGENAQYAVVKNTLTKIAANEAGITALDEHFAGPTAVAFVTGDPVESAKALRDFAKENPNLIIKAGVLDGKALSADDIKKLADLESREVLLSKLAGAFKGKQSQAASLFQALPSKFVRTAEALRVKLAEQGGAE